Genomic window (Sphingosinicella microcystinivorans):
TGATGGAACTGGAACTGCAGCAGCCGCGCGAGAAAATAGCGCGTGTAGGGCGTATTGCCGGGGATATGGTACTTCGCGCCCGGATCGAAATCCGCCTCGCTGCGCGGCACCGGCGGCACGATGCCCTGGTACTGGAGGCGGAGGTCGTTCCACGCCTTGTTGTAGGTGTTGGGCGTGATCTGCCCCGAGAACACGCCCCAGCGCCACTTGTCGATGAGGAGGCCGAAGGGCAGGAACGCCACCTTGTCCATCGCCTGTTTGAGCAGGAGCCCGATGTCCTTGTCCGCGCTCGGCACCGCCTTCGGGTCGAGCAGCCCGATCTTCACGAGGTAATCCGGCGTCACCGACAGGGCGATGAAATCGCCCACGGCTTCGTGGAAGCCGTCGTTGGCGCTGTTCATGTAGAGATAGGGCTGCCGGTTGTAGGCGCGCTGGTAGTAGTTGTGCCCGAGTTCGTGGTGCACGGTGACGAAATCGTCGCCGTTCACCTTGGTGCACATCTTGATGCGGATGTCGTCCTTGTTGTCGATGTCCCAAGCGCTGGCGTGGCACACCACCTCGCGGTCGCGCGGCGCCGTGATCATCGAGCGGTCCCAGAAGGTCTGCGGCAGCGGCGCGAAGCCGAGCGAGGAGAAGAAGCCCTCGCCGGTCTTCACGATCGTTTCAGGCGTATAGTTCTTCGCCGCGAGCAGCTCGGTGAGATCGTAGCCGACATCCCCCGCACCTTCCGGTGCGACAATATCGTATACATTACCCCATTCCTGCGCCCACATGTTGCCGAGCAGGTCGGCGCGGATCGGACCCGTCTTCGGCTGCACGGCGTCGCCGTATTTCTCGCTCAGCTTCGTGCGCGTGTAGCAATGAAGCTGGTCGTAGAGCGGCTTCACCTGCTTCCACGTGTCGTCGGTGAGCTTCGCGAACGCGTCCGGGTCCATGTCATAGCCCGCACGCCACTGCGCGCCGGTGTCGGCGTAGCCGAGTTCCTTCGAACCGGCATTCGAGATGCGGACGAACTTCGTGTAGTCGGCCCGCATCGGCGCGCCGACCTTGTGCCACGAGGCCCACATCTCCTTCAACACCTCGGGATCGCGCTCGGTGCCCATCAGCGCCTCGAGGTCGTTGCCGCTCTTCACCTCGCCCTTGTACGTGCCCTTGCCCTTGCCGTAGGCCGATTGCAGCCCGG
Coding sequences:
- a CDS encoding M2 family metallopeptidase — its product is MKSLTSALALAAMLLATGASPAPTASDADAFVAKAEKDLEELGIFAARAAWVNATYITDDTDILAARTGAAFTEAGVRYASEAAKYAALPGLSSDTKRKLDMLRQGLVAPAPNTPGAADELSTLLTGLQSAYGKGKGTYKGEVKSGNDLEALMGTERDPEVLKEMWASWHKVGAPMRADYTKFVRISNAGSKELGYADTGAQWRAGYDMDPDAFAKLTDDTWKQVKPLYDQLHCYTRTKLSEKYGDAVQPKTGPIRADLLGNMWAQEWGNVYDIVAPEGAGDVGYDLTELLAAKNYTPETIVKTGEGFFSSLGFAPLPQTFWDRSMITAPRDREVVCHASAWDIDNKDDIRIKMCTKVNGDDFVTVHHELGHNYYQRAYNRQPYLYMNSANDGFHEAVGDFIALSVTPDYLVKIGLLDPKAVPSADKDIGLLLKQAMDKVAFLPFGLLIDKWRWGVFSGQITPNTYNKAWNDLRLQYQGIVPPVPRSEADFDPGAKYHIPGNTPYTRYFLARLLQFQFHQAACRQAGWKGPLHRCSIYGDKAVGEKLNAMLAMGASKPWPDALQAFTGSRQMDGKAMIAYFQPLMTWLEKQNKGKTCGW